In the Juglans microcarpa x Juglans regia isolate MS1-56 chromosome 6D, Jm3101_v1.0, whole genome shotgun sequence genome, one interval contains:
- the LOC121234371 gene encoding uncharacterized protein LOC121234371, producing the protein MGKSSSHKKKRSRKNSSQGPTKKKTKSRSRRYNKSKKIRYHDDSLSHSSDDDSRSFMSVSCSGSEDDYRSRRARSHTRKDLKGSKKKDRRRSFSRERSEESHRVRKKIGSKRKGGSDLGTKTHKKKRKPSREVSVSSMSSDSCSCDARQVGSTSSHEREFERQSHRGRYDGKERKKGKLEKVRSGSKRSRYRSRSCSSCSRSSEGDEYWSEVKKAGENNMKRLRSVITVIEEKEGRFSDNDEYKEEIVYDNDDYPSCRSNDSNDGGHKRELDHRSNVASDNNMMVVNEKKGEEPVVSNIRTTDLTGSLKDVEGQRSRTNPSSCMVGTIDFVKGKVTEASGGLNGEDLESTLRQRALENLKRFRGGFQPNANTRTGKKDNSYGDMKQSSTVKSEIVQIKLPKEDGVKTVGGAKSWKGDGSKSVGATQELKEISVPALRSNSISYSHKNENTSSGTEGDYQSVTAKQEIACVPDPMAVAGQPSEKLNSAVVSEINIPKLATPALRHNSFKNHNTLKERSALDEPRQTNLLVNKSASVECAPETAQTMTPTSNNNNNEDVKNARGLAAPECSSCIKSTLAVDGSNKSQDETTDGSQFEQKTMTVMRGGEMVQVSYKVYIPKKAPAFTRRQLKR; encoded by the exons ATGGGAAAATCCTCTTCTCATAAGAAAAAACGATCCAGGAAGAATTCCTCTCAG GGGCCAACTAAGAAGAAAACTAAGAGTAGGAGCAGGAGATATAATAAATCCAAGAAGATTCGCTACCATGACGATTCTCTTTCTCATTCAAGTGATGATGATTCAAGGAGTTTCATGTCAGTGTCATGTTCTGGTTCTGAGGATGACTATAGAAGTAGAAGGGCTCGATCTCATACTCGGAAAGATCTGAAAGGCAGTAAGAAGAAGGATCGAAGGCGCTCTTTTAGCCGTGAAAGAAGTGAGGAGTCTCATCGTGTGAGGAAGAAAATCGGGTCAAAGAGGAAGGGAGGTTCCGATTTGGGGACAAAGACCcacaagaagaagaggaagcctAGTAGAGAAGTTAGTGTAAGTTCTATGAGTAGTGATTCGTGCAGCTGTGACGCTCGTCAGGTTGGGAGTACTAGCAGTCacgagagagagtttgagaggcAAAGCCATAGGGGCAGGTATgatggaaaagagagaaaaaaagggaaattgGAGAAGGTTAGAAGTGGAAGCAAAAGGAGTCGATATAGGTCAAGGAGTTGTTCTTCATGCAGTCGGAGCAGTGAGGGTGATGAATATTGGAGTGAGGTGAAAAAGGCAGGTGAGAACAATATGAAGCGGCTGAGATCTGTTATTACGGTTATTGAAGAGAAGGAGGGAAGATTTTCAGACAATGATGAGTATAAAGAAGAGATTGTATATGATAATGATGATTACCCTTCTTGTAGAAGCAATGATAGTAATGATGGGGGGCATAAAAGGGAATTAGATCATCGGTCAAATGTTGCATCTGATAATAACATGATGGTGGTGAATgagaaaaaaggagaagaaccTGTTGTTTCGAACATCAGAACCACTGACCTCACAGGAAGCCTCAAGGATGTTGAGGGCCAACGCAGTAGGACTAATCCTAGCAGCTGTATGGTCGGGACAATTGACTTTGTAAAAGGAAAAGTGACTGAGGCTTCTGGTGGTTTGAATGGTGAGGATTTGGAGTCAACTTTAAGACAAAGGGCTTTGGAAAACTTAAAAAGATTTCGAGGAGGTTTCCAACCAAATGCAAATACTCGTACCGGTAAGAAAGATAATAGTTATGGAGACATGAAGCAATCATCGACTGTTAAATCTGAAATAGTTCAAATTAAACTTCCCAAAGAGGATGGTGTTAAAACTGTTGGTGGTGCCAAGTCCTGGAAAGGGGATGGTTCTAAATCAGTTGGTGCAACCCAAGAACTAAAGGAGATCAGTGTGCCTGCTCTGAGGAGCAATTCTATCAGTTACTCACATAAGAACGAAAATACTTCATCTGGTACGGAGGGTGACTACCAATCTGTGACTGCCAAGCAGGAAATTGCTTGTGTACCGGATCCAATGGCTGTTGCTGGTCAGCCCAGTGAAAAGCTTAATTCAGCTGTTGTTTCTGAAATTAACATACCAAAGTTGGCTACTCCAGCGTTGAGGCATAATTCTTTTAAGAATCACAATACTCTGAAGGAAAGGTCTGCCTTAGATGAGCCTCGTCAAACAAATTTGTTGGTGAATAAGAGTGCTTCGGTTGAGTGTGCCCCTGAAACTGCTCAAACTATGACCCCAActagcaataataataataatgaagatGTTAAAAATGCACGTGGTCTTGCTGCTCCTGAGTGTTCTTCTTGCATCAAGTCTACATTAGCCGTGGACGGTTCAAATAAATCACAAGATGAGACTACAGACGGCTCACAGTTTGAGCAGAAGACAATGACTGTGATGCGAGGTGGTGAAATGGTGCAG GTGAGCTACAAGGTCTACATACCTAAAAAAGCCCCTGCTTTCACTAGAAGGCAACTTAAGCGCTGA